The following coding sequences lie in one Penaeus monodon isolate SGIC_2016 unplaced genomic scaffold, NSTDA_Pmon_1 PmonScaffold_19098, whole genome shotgun sequence genomic window:
- the LOC119569840 gene encoding rho guanine nucleotide exchange factor 18-like encodes MVLKIKRQRVNRESGVLAISSSGDLATSVAIYHLSINIYKNVLKENTESKSRAFFKVLSSSPGSLLYFHEASSISGYLVSYYKDILKTDRRFQAFIRQKSNHPLMKKKGIPECILFVTHRVTKYPLMLEALMKYSKDQEEELSTLKKALDLVKVRFAEKIKVKKSDFFSRSRKLKFEGSAILSQQKGKPILVQVVVLSDLVFFLLENNQKYYFFSPDSKQAGVIPLDKLIVREKAGEGSRAIYLIYSKNTAEMFEFECQHPKDKKIWLESIREAIDQCPDEEDMGDNSSENSKLQEANSEKIREILGILQHKDKDLARICEDKMNAVTELLELLGNDEFPPTPQYRALLDEHHLDHNAARDLQINSLMEALRLVSGACGWGSNLARSVSSVGEHQSDAYVSPSLPKRAENIWRI; translated from the exons ATGGTTTTGAAAATCAAGAGACAAAGGGTAAACAGGGAGTCAGGAGTACTCGCAATTAGCTCAAGTGGTGACTTAGccacaagtgtagccatctac cACTTGAGCATTAATATTTACAAGAATGTCCTGAAAGAGAATACGGAG AGCAAGTCCAGAGCTTTCTTCAAGGTACTGAGTTCCTCTCCTGGTTCCTTGCTGTACTTTCATGAGGCCTCCAGCATCAGCGGGTATTTG GTATCGTACTACAAGGACATCCTGAAAACGGACCGCAGATTCCAGGCATTTATCAGACAGAAGTCCAACCACCCGCTCATGAAGAAGAAGGGCATTCCCGAGTGCATCCTGTTCGTGACGCACCGAGTAACCAAATACCCGCTGATGCTGGAGGCGCTCATGAAGTACAGcaaggaccaggaggaggaaCTCAGTACCTTGAAGAAAGCTCTGGACTTGGTGAAGGTAAGATTCGCTGAAAAAATAA AAGTTAAGAAGTCTGATTTCTTCTCAAGAAGTAGAAAACTCAA ATTCGAAGGTTCAGCGATCTTAAGTCAACAAAAGGGCAAACCCATTCTGGTGCAGGTTGTGGTGTTATCAGATTTAGTCTTCTTCCTTTTGGAAAATAACCAGAAGTACTACTTTTTCTCGCCTGATTCAAAG CAGGCTGGTGTTATCCCATTAGACAAGCTTATAGTGAGAGAGAAGGCAGGGGAAGGATCGCGTGCTATCTACCTTATCTACTCGAAGAATACCGCAGAAATGTTCGAGTTTGAATGCCAACAtccaaaagataagaaaatatggtTGGAATCTATAAG AGAAGCCATTGATCAGTGTCCAGATGAAGAGGACATGGGCGATAACTCCAGCGAGAATTCCAAGTTGCAGGAAGCCAATTCCGAAAAGATCCGGGAAATACTAG GTATTCTGCAGCACAAAGACAAGGATTTGGCAAGAATATGTGAAGACAAGATGAATGCAGTGACGGAATTGCTAGAGTTGTTAGGCAATGATGAATTCCCTCCTACTCCACAGTACCGAGCACTGCTTGATGAGCACCATTTAGATCACAATGCTGCTCGAGACTTGCAAATAAATTCACTCATG GAAGCCCTAAGATTAGTGAGTGGGGCTTGTGGCTGGGGTTCTAACCTCGCTCGTTCAGTGAGTTCTGTGGGAGAACACCAGAGTGACGCCTATGTGTCGCCCAGCCTCCCCAAGAGAGCAGAAAACATTTGGAGGATTTGA